A window of the Miscanthus floridulus cultivar M001 chromosome 14, ASM1932011v1, whole genome shotgun sequence genome harbors these coding sequences:
- the LOC136505680 gene encoding uncharacterized protein encodes MPVRGSGKAGAGGRRRAGQGGGKAGVGGAGGPAGAAGRPARGAGSPAQGAAGGLAGAAELPLLDRDGEGRQGASPGRLWGGGAASAGRRWGGAGAARRGGAEVERRGGGAAGRGASSGGGA; translated from the coding sequence ATGCCGGTGCGGGGGAGTGGGAAGGCCGGCGCGGGGGGCCGCCGGAGGGCCGGCCAGGGCGGCGGGAAGGCCGGCGTGGGGGGCGccggagggccggccggggcggCGGGAAGGCCGGCGCGGGGGGCGGGAAGTCCAGCGCAGGGGGCCGCCGGAGGGCTAGCCGGGGCGGCCGAGCTCCCCTTGCTTGACCGAGACGGGGAGGGAAGGCAGGGCGCATCCCCGGGGCGGCTCTGGGGCGGTggggcggcgtcggcggggcgGCGCTGGGGCGGCGCTGGAGCGGCGCGCAGGGGCGGCGCGGAGGTCGAGCGGCGTGGTGGTGGGGCGGCGGGGCGTGGggcgagcagcggcggtggcgcgtAG